Below is a window of Prionailurus viverrinus isolate Anna chromosome A1, UM_Priviv_1.0, whole genome shotgun sequence DNA.
ccctgctcatgctctgtctctgtctcaaaaataaataataaacgttaaaaaaaaaaaacattaaaaaaaaaccaaaagactcCAGTTGGTTGGTCCTAACAGTCACAGCAGATTAGCCGGCCTCATGTGTGCTTATGAGAAATGGAGATTTTCTGAGCAAAAGGCTCAGAGATCAGATCCACGTCAGAATAACAAGGCTTTCGAAAGGCAAACAACAGTTTTTCACTTGTTTACAAAGTGTGAAAAGAAATACGGGCCCACTGTGGTTTTTTCCACCAATttcacgcacacgcacacacacacacacatcacactgCCATCACCATCATTCGAATCAGTTCTAAAAACTGAAAAGGGTGGAAAGAAGATTCATCCCGAAAAAATAACCTACAGaattcactttaaatgtaaaggaGCAACAAAATTTATTGGCTGAATTGAACACAACAGTTAAAATGGcagtgttgtattttcattttaagatgtTTGAATGAAACAAGAAAAGTGCTATTAGTTCAAGCTTCTTACATTCATTAAAAGAGTGGCTATCAAAAACAGCAACATGCACAATGATACATATGCACAAAATGGAATTATATcaacaaatatacaaaatacccaaaataaaatatttacaggcttaaaaatataaacattggtTCATTTATCCCATTAAATCattggaggaaggagaaaagatcCTATTGCTATCTGGAATCCTCTtgtaaaacaagttttaaaaacatagagTAGTTCTAGAAGACAATTTTGATGTTTTGGGGGGGACTTAACattctattataaaaataatatctataaaCCTACTAACCATTTTCCTCCTGTGCACAAAAATAATACAGCCAAAAGCTTGTCCTCAAAGACATGCCCGACTTTCAGGAAAACTAATTATAGAGATGGAATTTCTCATTTGGGTCttctttgtcattattttcaaagaacctgCAATTCCCTATGGTACACtgagatatttcatataaataactTGGTCAAAACCTGAAGTTAGCAATGAGCCCGGCAGAGAGCTGGAGTCaagtaaaaatgacaaaaatttacTTTGCCTATAGCGTCAAAACCATTTTCCCTGACGTTCTTGATAGAACGACCACTCTCGGATCCTTCGCATTCAGTTAACTTCATCCTAGAAGCAGTAACAATGTCATCTATTACTTTGTtagcatttctcttcctttctttagaaATAACTGTGCAGTGGGGGATAAATGGTTGCAGTGTCGATATCTGAGAAGGCTTACTAATTCCTTTAGGCTGCCCAGGGCCATCTCATGGCATGTCACAAGGATTTGCTGTGTGTCTGCTCTATGCCCCTATGCGGTTTGACCAGGTATTTTTAGTATCTCTGCTTTAGCTTATTAGATGATCCAGGTAGGTATCTGAGAAAGTTTCATATGTCTCTGATAGCCAGTCACCTAggctgtattttattaaaaatactatctTCCCACACAAAGCAGAAAGTTACTCTACCAATTACTGGGTGGTTACCAAAAAGGACCCAGTTTACGATTCAATAGAATGACCACCTGTCACCGAACTCTTCATTACATCTTATTAATACGAGGtccaaaatccattttaaaagcaTCTCGCCAAGCATAGGCAGGTCATCGATTAGTAAAATAACCTTGTGACCATGTTACAATTTCAAATGGATTGTCCCTAAATACAGGAGTATTAACAGAAGCGGAGTGGAAGAAACTCAGCTTGCAACCGCTGGGTTCACTACTgaaattgtttttggttttgttactgACAAAACAGACAGCAGATTACAAAATCTGTTGGCAGACCTGCTTGTGTGTAACTCGAGAATAACTGGGGAATATAGTCCACAATTTTGACTGGCCCAGGTGAGGAAAAAAACCCGCTAGACTCTGAGATCTTTTAGACTTGCATGTATAAAAGCcatcaaagaattaaaaaccaaaaaaccaaaaaaccaaaacaagttCACTTTTAACTCAAAGAGTCAGAATAGTCATTCGTTGAATGGTATCCACAATTATAAAAATCTGGTTTGGCTCTCACAGTTCAGAACTTTGATCAGTTTCTTACTTAAAACGACTTatacaaaaatggaatcatacggcTAAAAAAGAAGATGTGTAATTAAAGCAGGAGCTATAGAGTTAGGTTTCTCATTCAAATCCTGTCCATTACGTATGAAATGGGCGACTCTGGACAAGGTGTCTCACCTTTGCGcgcattatttccttcctctgcagGACGGAGCTAATACCCACCCTGCACGGTTCTTGCGGACCGTGGTGATAACAATGCACAGAGGATCGTCCCGGCACAGAGTCGACACATGGTATATGTTAGTTGTTTTACTTCAATATACAACCCTCAAATTCACGGTGGCTGACTTTCTAGGgtcttcagtaaatattagttgaatgaattaatgaatcagGAAATAGGCGCCAGAATTCAATGGCCACAGACAGAAGGTAGGATGCGCTACTTTTGAAAGAGCCAGGGGCTTGTCTCTGAAGTTCAGAATTGTATCGAGGCGAGGGATCGTTCAGCTAGTTCCTACTTCAACAAACCACACGGAACACCCAGAGCAAGCCTGGGCTGGGTTGATGATAGAGAACCACGAGCAACGTGCCTGGAATGACTGAAATCCTACAGGGAAGAAGTATTGCCATGACAACAGAAGAGATTTCTGTCTATATTTTTGATGTTAAACCCGAGAAAGAGAGGATaccgtcaaaaaaaaaaaaaaaaaaaagcagagcgTTTGCCTGTTAACTGCACAACAGTGCCCCGTCTCTCTGCCAGTGATGGGAGCACCATCGTCTCAGACACAAAACCAATTTTCAGCTTCATGGCTTGGGTTggcttttttttctattggaagTGAGCCGGTCATGCCATGAAGTAGTTTTTAGCTCTTGTGTCACCCTAAGTTAGTGAAGACTTTATATTCCTGTCCCAGACactagggaaaaagagagaaagggaaagaagggaagggggaggggtaaagaTGGAACGggatggaaacaaacaaaaagcaggaatGAAAGATGGCACACGAGGGGAGTAACATTGCCCAGCCCTCGATAAAAGAAAGATGTTTTTAGGGACTGTTAAGAAAGTCCCATCACGGTACGGCTACGTGTGAACTCCAAACTGAAGGGGGTTCTATGAAGTATCAGATACAGTATATGCCCCACGAATACAGGTTGCTTTGAATTTAAGTACTCATCGGTCATAAAATGCGCCCAgtttcagttctggaggcttcGTGGCCATTTTAATCTGTCCTTTTTCAGTTTGAGAAGGGACTCCTTTCCGTAATCATGAAACTATCATTCTGAATCGCTCCTTGAAAGCATTCTCTgcagtgaaagaaaaacattccttATAAGTGGACTATTCTTGCAAGAAGCTGACTCCTTTATATCACCAGCACAGTGCAAAGGCTTTGAGAAGCAATTTATGCCAGCCGTCAGGAGATGCTCAGAGCCAGACGCTGACCGCCCTTGAGGGGGAACCACACTTACCCCCTGACCATGTTACAGACACGTCTTTCTATGAAGCAAATGCTTGCCTCTTGCTTTCCCACACAGGTCTGTAGGTCACCAGTCGGCCATGCTAGCGTGTGGTCCCAAGCTGTCATGCATATTTGTGCGTGGGGAATCAAAAATTCCTAAGGCCGAGTTTCCACGAATAAGAACTATGTTGTTCATCCCTTGGGCTGCCTGGAGAGGACGGAGGGAAACGGGTAGGGCCGAGGTATTTGGGTTCCTCCTGTTATTTCATTCGGGTACTTTAAACCAGCCATTGCCACTGGTGAGAAGAGGCAACTGTGATGCTTTCTCCTTATGTTTAAGAGTATAAAATTCTTTAATTAGTTTCTTAAGAATGATTAGTTGCTTAAGAATGAGCACAaagtatatgcaaatatattgGAACACGCCTCAGTAGAAACGGAGCACAGGGGACCAAGGCCAGATTGTCATCATTCAGGGGAGAAATCTGGAATGACTACCCTCAGGAAATGTGTTCCACTACGCAAGTGTCAAAACACTCCACCCTCGCGAGAAGTGTCCCCTTACTGCCATCTGAGGGCACCAAGTAAACATGGTGGGTACGGAGAGAGCGGGGAGAAAGCTGCTTTAATTAATCTCTGCATACAAAGTGAATGGTAAAAAGTCTCTGAAGACTAATCTGACAAAGATGTAAGGAATGAAAACTCGGAAAGATTCGTATAAGAAACCTTGATATCTAACATAGCCTTTTTACCTTGGTAACCGTGTAAGCAAAGGGTACTTTGAATATTATTCATTTAAGTGCAAATACTTCAAAACTTACTTCTGAGATGAATGAAGAAACCCTTAAAACTCAGTAAAACGTCACATTCATCAACGTGAAACGTTTTGTATTTACATAGGCAGATAATCTGTGGAAAACGTATCTAAAGGAAGCCCTTAATGTCCTATATGTCTTTGTTGTTATTaggtgaaataataaaaatctatttcCTCTTGCAATTATCGAAAACGCTATAGTAAAATTTCTCCCGGTCAGTGCTAATGGAAGAATAAAAGCATCCAACTGCCATTAGAACTGATGCCAGAGTAGTTCAAGTAACATTGTGTGATGTAGACATTAAAGTCAGGCTGTCTTTGTGCAGAGCCATTAAACTCACTGATAAATGCAGGGCCAACAATTGATTTGACTTTCTCCTCCCTAATTTGTTCAGCTCTCTGACTAAACAGACTTAATCAACCAAGCATCTCAGAATCATACACAACATAGCAAAGGTATCATCAGCCCACATTTAATccttcccattaaaaaaaaaaatcagcatatatGGCCAATTTAGGAAACGCATAATAATAACTGGAATATAAAtctattaaaatgctaaaaaaaaaaaaaagccaactcttCAATCTCTAGGAACATGAATGAAAGTAGCCCTTGGCACAAAAAAAGCAACTATGATTCCTTGCCTATAGGTGGACAAGGTTACGATCCAGGCTTCCTGCATTGGTCCTGATTTCCCATCAACCTACTGAGGCCATTTAATTAATTGCCTGCATCCTTCATTTTGACTGGCGTGGGTGGAATTCTTAAAGATATAgaggtttgggggtttttttttaaatggaaaacatacgggaaaaaaagaaaaaaaagagaaaatattttacatcttgCATAACTGGTTAATTGCCAGGCAAGAGAAAATGAAGGTAAACTTTGCTGACACTTTCCTTTACTTATAAAAGAAGACACAGCATCGTGGTGGAATTGGAGAAAGGAGTCCCAGAACTGTGAAAGCAAAAATAGTTTGTCCCAGTGCTTATAAAAGAGATTTATCAATAGATTGCCTTTACTGTTACAATATTCTCATCAGTACTTCAGGTACCCTTAACTTTCCTGTACAGttgaacaaatgagcaaacagaaCTTTTGTCATGGATTCACACAGAGGAGACTACAACCCTCACAAGCAAATGCACGAGAAGAAAATCAAGATCCTTTGTTTTACGGCTAGGAAAGAAATTTACGTTCTTTACATTCGCTGGGGGAGAAATGAATGCAGCTGGAGTCTAACTAGCGCTATTGGGGTGAAATCAAATTTAAATCCCTTTCTCAAGACAGAACGTGTAAAATATTTCCAAGTGTGCAGTAGATGCCTTTGTGTGTTAGTTTGTGCACAGTTGAGTGCATCAGCACGTGTGCGTGCGAGTGGCTTTATGAATTCCTGGTGGTGGGTTCAGAGTGCTTAAGGCTATGTCTGATTATAGGACCTCATCTatagaaggaaattaaatattaaaacagtaCTTTGAAATGACATTAAGGATCTGACACAATGCAATAAAAGCCAGTAATCTGACTAATAATGAAATTCAACAAATCTCTACCACCTCTTCCAATTGAATCACTGCAAATTTAAAATGGGAACAATCTGCTTTATGCTACTGGCTCAAACTTGTTTTCCTTTGATGTCTGTTTATTTCGTTCCTTTCGTACTGTTGAAATAGGTTTCCATATACTTAGCttgcctctttccttcctttatgaAACAGAACACAAGCTTTAAAAACATGTACCATCAGTTCATTACTTAGGCAATCTCTCTGGAAGATGGGAGCTATATAGCTCATATAGTGTATGAATGTTATGCCGTTCACATGCATGTAGTTTTGCTTGGGAATATCTAGTCGTCCTGACACCATGGATCAACTCCTAGTAGGAGCTCTGGTCTTTTGATTACACACACTGAAGAGCATTTCACAGAGGATATTACATAATCATTAGAGGCTAATAGCGTTCTAGGAGCTGCTTCAGTTAATCACTCAAAGTATCCAGGCATATGGTAACCTGTtctgaaataaatgtttcatcTAAAATAACAGGAAACATACATATAAGGAAgccacttttcaaaaaaaaaatcttggcatAGAGTGTTTATGATACATATGCTTGCCAGTGTCATATTCTGAACATACCTGTCCCGATCACAAGTCCATAAAGCAAAAGTCAACTAACATGAAAAactgtgtttttctcttgttttttctttatatgttcctCATTTGGGGCTCCCTATATTGTAGAATGGTGGAATCCAAAATTTTTATAACCAAGGTAAAAATCTCTGATAAATAGTCTCTTACCCAAGACAAGACATTCCTCTGGGAGGTCAACACaatagacttttctttttttctttctttctttctttttttttttttttttttgtttttttcaccccTGCATTGAAAGCCAGAGAAcccatataaaacaaaaacagaattgcTTTAGGTTACAGTACATAAAAGAACATCAATAGTTCAGGGACAGTTATCATAACTAGTTATAAAACCAGATTTTAAATTCGAGGTTACTGATagattataaaatgttaacagcTGGATAAACTGTAAAATATGCATTATGTACACATGAAAAGGTTGCAGTTTATAAATGCTAAAATACTGTGTCTCTTGGCATTTTAGTGAAATCTTTCCCTGATCCTAATTTCTTCACTGggtgggaaagaaaaaggagaaagaaagaaagaaagaaagaaagaaagaaatcctgctcTGTTGAGCTTTTTACTTCTCCCCAAACAAATGATCTAAACCAAGCAAACCAAAGTGCTCCTTTATGGTCCTGGTGGTAAATAGTGACCTATTTGCATACCCAACAACTGAAAGTAGGCAAATTTTCTGCCAATCACTGATCCCCTCTGCTCATCAGGTGAACACCAGACTCTTTCAGCTTTGGGGGTGTTTCCCACACAGTGGTACGGCAaagggtctttttttcttttctctttcttttctttctttctttctttctttctttctttcatctcaccctctctccctctctctctctctctctctttttttcctggaaagaaaaaggaaaagaaggaaggaaggaaggaaagtgtcTTGGGAGAGGAGGGGCTCCTCTGGGGTTGGCAGTGGTTCCTCCAGGCCCTCTTTGCACCCTGCCTGGCACGGCCGAGTATCACGGCATGACGCTTACTTAGGTTTGTTTGGTTAAGTCCTGTTTTCTGCAAAGGCAAGTAAAGGTGACTTCCAAGTGTTGAGCGCAtcaaagcaaaaaaaggaaaagcaaagattttttgttttgaaaggtaaaaaaattaaaagtgcttgAAAATAATTCTCAGGAAACTTATCTTGAGAGGAGAATCCCATGTGTAGCACCCCCTCCACGCTGTATCCTGCTGCCCCTGCTGGCCGCACAGGGACCTCCTGGGTCTAGGCTCTGGAGCAGGGATGGTCCTAAGAGCCTCGGTTTAGGGGGAAGCAAAACTTGTTTCAGTGGTTCCCAGGGAAAGTTGTATTCCTTGACGTGTGGTCCACGCACGTCGGCCTCGGAGACCTCACAACTTTTTGGCCGTGTCGTGGCACGCCGCTGCCCGGATGGTGGTCCCAGCCAAGCCCCTGTTGCTGACCCTGCGGACCAGCACTTTGGAAACCGGGATTTTTGTTCTGGGCATCTCACTCCTGACCGGTTGCTGGTGCGCTACGGGATGGCTGGACGGGAGGTTCGCGAGGTGCTTGATGCTGATGGGGATTTTAGAGTCCTTCAGCAGGCTGCCTGGTGTGCGCAGCGGGCAGGTGATGGTGACCGGGGACACGGGCTTTAGCCGGGACAAGCAGGCCGTCTCCTCGCTGGCGGGGACGACGGCCGGGCCCGCATCCGGATCGGAGTAGAGGTCGTAGAGCGCGTCCCCGCTGTAGCTATCCCGGGGGATGGCCGCCttcctgccgccgccgccgccgccgccggcgctGTCCTCCTCCGGGCCCGGAGTGGTGGAATCCCAGTAGCCCTCGTCGCTGTTGGGGACGCCCTCCTGCTGCTCCTTCTCCGGGGGTTTGGGCTCCTCCTTGGGATGGAGCTCCATGGGAACCCGGTTGAGCCTCCGATGCTTGCCCAACGGCACGTCCTTGGCCCCTTCTGCGCACCTGGCGTCTTTGGGGGTCTCCGGCCCCACCTGGGCGTCcagggccgccgccgccgccgccgccgtggcCGCCGCCTCCTGGGGCCCTCGTCCCTGGTCCTCGGTCTGCGACAGCATGTCCCAGAACTCCTGGAGATAGGTGTCGTCCAGCTCGTCCGGGCTCGCCATCTCCTCCCCGCCGCCCTGGTAGGCCACCACGCCGGGGTTCTTTTTAGACAGGACTGGCTTGCCAGGCCCGGGGGCATGCTTGTCGCAGCTGGGACCCGCCTCGTCCTCCGGGTCTGCAATAATATCTCCGCAGCCTGTAAGAGAGTCAAAGCTTTTCAGTGAAGTCACGTcagaaaacatcaaacaaataCGATCGGCCGCCGGGTCTGAGGGCGGATCGACAGAGGAAGGGTCGGGGGCGGCCGCCGCCCGGCCGCCGCACTCCGCGTCGAGCAGGGGGGCGGGCGGTGCCGGCGCGTCACCTGTCCTGCAGGCATCCTCGGCCGTGTGCGCCTCCTCCCCCGCGCCCGGCTCCGGGGGTGCCCGGGGCTCCTCGGCGCGCCGGCGCCCCGCGGCGTCCTCTCCCCGGGCGCCCTCGGCCCGAGgcgcggcggggccgggggcccGTCGGCGGTCCGGCGCGGGGGCGCGAGCGGCGGGGGCCGGCCCCGGCTGCCCCCCTCCGGGCTCACCTGCTGCTGGCTCTGGCGGCGCGTCCCCGCGCGGCTGCTCCGGCTggcgcgcgggcgcgggcgcgggcgcgggcgtcTCCTCCTTGACGCACTCCAGGCTGGCGGTGAGCGAGCCCGGCAGGACCAGGCCGCCC
It encodes the following:
- the AMER2 gene encoding APC membrane recruitment protein 2; amino-acid sequence: MATSGRGGGGGGGGGDRASAGGCRRKAAAAAGTLAADMDSHCDCAAETPAAEQPSGRINKAAFKLFRKRKSGGAMPSIFGVKNKGDAKGSGPTGMARSRTHDGLAEVLVLESGKKEEPRGGGGGGGGGRPGAAAAAAAAAAAGGAPRAAGPGGGSAAPSAVAKSHSFFSLLRKNGRPDSGRGEPADASRAGGKQKRGLKGLFSSMRWPRKDKRAKAEAKGERAGAPGGLVLPGSLTASLECVKEETPAPAPAPARQPEQPRGDAPPEPAAGEPGGGQPGPAPAARAPAPDRRRAPGPAAPRAEGARGEDAAGRRRAEEPRAPPEPGAGEEAHTAEDACRTGDAPAPPAPLLDAECGGRAAAAPDPSSVDPPSDPAADRICLMFSDVTSLKSFDSLTGCGDIIADPEDEAGPSCDKHAPGPGKPVLSKKNPGVVAYQGGGEEMASPDELDDTYLQEFWDMLSQTEDQGRGPQEAAATAAAAAAALDAQVGPETPKDARCAEGAKDVPLGKHRRLNRVPMELHPKEEPKPPEKEQQEGVPNSDEGYWDSTTPGPEEDSAGGGGGGGRKAAIPRDSYSGDALYDLYSDPDAGPAVVPASEETACLSRLKPVSPVTITCPLRTPGSLLKDSKIPISIKHLANLPSSHPVAHQQPVRSEMPRTKIPVSKVLVRRVSNRGLAGTTIRAAACHDTAKKL